One Vicia villosa cultivar HV-30 ecotype Madison, WI unplaced genomic scaffold, Vvil1.0 ctg.000429F_1_1, whole genome shotgun sequence genomic region harbors:
- the LOC131628205 gene encoding uncharacterized protein LOC131628205 isoform X2 — MAIAGLHSVSMLDSSLLRDSQSQASRRRGDGRRGSTRSSSLLHMWREIEDEHAVSQVQGSNGLIADLSLEDTPDSPEIGRRHGLDDAVFGENESETWSQSQSQNESHDGHEDLNNSSCENSSVFGEVERERVRRIFREWMNSGSRDCGSTISRRSSSPRREWLGETEQERVRVIREWVQMSSQQRNVSSGENREQPCAEIGTQIERVRDGFVVNSGGGQSEHILRGMRKIRGRQVMLDMLKKAERERQREIQELLDHQAVSRFPHRNRIQALLRGRFLRNDRSTDHNRSTSVAESELGLLRRKQTVSGLREGFFSRMDSTGSSPAPSNLSDTSSNIDIDFNTNEQAGESSSCIVVGDNSTGISGGHCLEGTICESFDWQESITAHAEGNQLQCLQIESVDGQSSSVSVVCERREDTGQNVDVVAIRDDTGQNVDVVAIRDTANELIQQSLQIHDSEHSSNQESSEVHIGQSELSDISIDENDSLNHNGYSEGNVVDNVNYGSSALEGPMEDIVETEGNGWHQSNTEWRNNTDESVDDNQLSNTANEWPENIWANEDGENPRLPEASEVWQEDGGFQEAVENWLGGPSNNETAPGVRVNNFYFPDDDNVYSVELRELHNRRRVSNLLGSSFRESLDQLIQSYVERQGHANMEWDMEEATPSAALVEQNLEHQRGDQIVDQETTINNSPDLPSLHTPPTPPLWDQHPHDDNWPHNDDLEMINDLRLDMARLHQRMNSMQKMLETCMDMQLELQRSIRQEVSAALNRSGIHECDSPVDSSKWECVRKGLCCICGEGNIDSLLYRCGHLCTCSKCANELLQSRRKCPMCQAPVLEVIRTYSIL, encoded by the exons ATGGCTATTGCTGGTTTGCACAGTGTGTCGATGCTGGATTCTTCTTTATTGAGGGACTCGCAGTCTCAGGCGTCTAGGAGGAGGGGAGATGGAAGAAGGGGTAGCACTCGGTCGTCTTCACTTTTGCACATGTGGCGAGAGATTGAGGATGAACATGCAGTGAGTCAAGTTCAAGGTAGCAATGGGTTGATTGCGGATCTTTCTTTAGAAGATACCCCTGATAGCCCAGAGATAGGACGGAGGCATGGTTTGGACGATGCTGTTTTTGGTGAGAATGAGTCGGAAACATGGTCACAGTCACAAAGTCAGAATGAATCACATGATGGTCATGAGGATTTAAACAATTCTAGCTGTGAAAATTCTTCTGTTTTTGGAGAAGTTGAAAGGGAAAGAGTGAGACGAATTTTCAGGGAATGGATGAATAGTGGATCTAGGGATTGTGGATCAACTATTTCCCGAAGAAGTAGCAGTCCAAGGAGAGAATGGCTTGGAGAAACTGAACAGGAAAGAGTGAGAGTTATAAGGGAGTGGGTACAAATGAGCAGCCAGCAGAGAAACGTTTCTTCTGGGGAAAACAGGGAACAGCCATGTGCTGAAATTGGTACACAAATTGAACGTGTGCGTGATGGATTTGTGGTTAATAGTGGTGGTGGCCAAAGTGAACATATACTGAGGGGTATGCGGAAAATACGTGGCAGGCAGGTTATGCTAGATATGCTTAAGAAGGCCGAGAGGGAAAGGCAGAGGGAAATTCAGGAGTTGCTGGACCATCAGGCTGTATCTCGTTTTCCCCATCGCAATCGCATTCAG GCATTGCTTAGAGGCAGGTTCTTGAGAAACGATAGATCCACTGATCATAACAGGTCCACATCTGTAGCAGAAAGTGAATTAGGCCTATTAAGGCGAAAGCAAACTGTATCAGGTCTAAG GGAAGGGTTCTTCTCTAGAATGGACAGTACAGGTTCCAGTCCAGCACCCAGCAACCTATCTGACACCTCGTCAAACATTGATATTGATTTTAATACAAATGAACAAGCCGGAGAAAGCAGTTCATGTATTGTCGTTGGAGATAATAGTACTGGGATATCTGGTGGACACTGTCTAGAAGGAACTATATGTGAGAGTTTTGATTGGCAAGAATCTATTACTGCCCATGCAGAAGGAAATCAGTTGCAGTGCTTGCAAATTGAATCAGTAGATGGGCAGTCATCATCAGTCAGTGTTGtatgtgaaagaagagaagacaCTGGGCAAAATGTTGATGTGGTGGCAATCAGAGATGACACTGGTCAAAATGTTGATGTGGTGGCTATCAGAGATACAGCTAATGAACTTATCCAACAAAGCTTACAAATCCATGATTCAGAGCATAGCAGTAATCAGGAATCCAGCGAGGTGCACATTGGGCAATCTGAGCTGAGTGATATAAGTATCGATGAAAATGATTCATTGAATCACAATGGTTATTCCGAGGGCAATGTTGTCGATAATGTTAATTATGGGTCCAGTGCTCTAGAAGGACCTATGGAAGATATTGTTGAAACTGAAGGAAATGGCTGGCATCAGAGTAACACAGAATGGAGAAATAACACTGATGAAAGTGTGGATGATAATCAGCTCAGCAATACCGCAAATGAGTGGCCTGAAAACATTTGGGCAAATGAAGATGGAGAAAATCCTCGTCTGCCAGAAGCTTCTGAAGTGTGGCAAGAGGATGGTGGCTTCCAAGAAGCGGTGGAAAATTGGTTGGGAGGACCTTCTAACAATGAAACTGCTCCAGGTGTTAgagttaataatttttattttcctgATGATGACAATGTATACAGTGTTGAACTCAGGGAGCTTCACAATAG GAGACGCGTCTCTAATCTTCTCGGCAGTAGTTTCCGTGAGAGTCTTGACCAGTTGATACAATCATATGTTGAAAGACAAGGTCATGCTAACATGGAGTGGGATATGGAAGAAGCAACCCCTTCTGCTGCTTTAGTAGAACAGAACCTCGAGCATCAGAGGGGAGATCAGATTGTTGATCAAGAGACTACTATTAATAATTCACCTGACTTGCCCTCTTTGCATACACCGCCTACTCCACCTCTTTGGGATCAGCATCCTCATGATGATAACTGGCCACACAATGAT GATTTGGAGATGATTAATGACTTGAGACTTGACATGGCTAGATTACATCAAAGAATGAATAGTATGCAGAAGATGTTGGAGACATGTATGGATATGCAGCTTGAATTGCAGCGTTCAATAAGACAAGAAGTTTCTGCAGCCCTAAATCGCTCAG GAATACATGAGTGCGATTCACCAGTTGACAGTTCTAAATGGGAATGTGTGAGAAAAGGACTTTGCTGTATTTGCGGCGAAGGCAATATTGATTCTTTGTTGTACAG ATGTGGGCACTTGTGCACATGTTCAAAATGTGCCAATGAGTTGCTTCAAAGTAGAAGGAAATGCCCAATGTGTCAAGCCCCTGTTTTGGAGGTGATACGAACTTATTCTATACTATAA
- the LOC131628205 gene encoding uncharacterized protein LOC131628205 isoform X1: MAIAGLHSVSMLDSSLLRDSQSQASRRRGDGRRGSTRSSSLLHMWREIEDEHAVSQVQGSNGLIADLSLEDTPDSPEIGRRHGLDDAVFGENESETWSQSQSQNESHDGHEDLNNSSCENSSVFGEVERERVRRIFREWMNSGSRDCGSTISRRSSSPRREWLGETEQERVRVIREWVQMSSQQRNVSSGENREQPCAEIGTQIERVRDGFVVNSGGGQSEHILRGMRKIRGRQVMLDMLKKAERERQREIQELLDHQAVSRFPHRNRIQALLRGRFLRNDRSTDHNRSTSVAESELGLLRRKQTVSGLREGFFSRMDSTGSSPAPSNLSDTSSNIDIDFNTNEQAGESSSCIVVGDNSTGISGGHCLEGTICESFDWQESITAHAEGNQLQCLQIESVDGQSSSVSVVCERREDTGQNVDVVAIRDDTGQNVDVVAIRDTANELIQQSLQIHDSEHSSNQESSEVHIGQSELSDISIDENDSLNHNGYSEGNVVDNVNYGSSALEGPMEDIVETEGNGWHQSNTEWRNNTDESVDDNQLSNTANEWPENIWANEDGENPRLPEASEVWQEDGGFQEAVENWLGGPSNNETAPGVRVNNFYFPDDDNVYSVELRELHNRRRVSNLLGSSFRESLDQLIQSYVERQGHANMEWDMEEATPSAALVEQNLEHQRGDQIVDQETTINNSPDLPSLHTPPTPPLWDQHPHDDNWPHNDDLEMINDLRLDMARLHQRMNSMQKMLETCMDMQLELQRSIRQEVSAALNRSGDSPGIHECDSPVDSSKWECVRKGLCCICGEGNIDSLLYRCGHLCTCSKCANELLQSRRKCPMCQAPVLEVIRTYSIL, encoded by the exons ATGGCTATTGCTGGTTTGCACAGTGTGTCGATGCTGGATTCTTCTTTATTGAGGGACTCGCAGTCTCAGGCGTCTAGGAGGAGGGGAGATGGAAGAAGGGGTAGCACTCGGTCGTCTTCACTTTTGCACATGTGGCGAGAGATTGAGGATGAACATGCAGTGAGTCAAGTTCAAGGTAGCAATGGGTTGATTGCGGATCTTTCTTTAGAAGATACCCCTGATAGCCCAGAGATAGGACGGAGGCATGGTTTGGACGATGCTGTTTTTGGTGAGAATGAGTCGGAAACATGGTCACAGTCACAAAGTCAGAATGAATCACATGATGGTCATGAGGATTTAAACAATTCTAGCTGTGAAAATTCTTCTGTTTTTGGAGAAGTTGAAAGGGAAAGAGTGAGACGAATTTTCAGGGAATGGATGAATAGTGGATCTAGGGATTGTGGATCAACTATTTCCCGAAGAAGTAGCAGTCCAAGGAGAGAATGGCTTGGAGAAACTGAACAGGAAAGAGTGAGAGTTATAAGGGAGTGGGTACAAATGAGCAGCCAGCAGAGAAACGTTTCTTCTGGGGAAAACAGGGAACAGCCATGTGCTGAAATTGGTACACAAATTGAACGTGTGCGTGATGGATTTGTGGTTAATAGTGGTGGTGGCCAAAGTGAACATATACTGAGGGGTATGCGGAAAATACGTGGCAGGCAGGTTATGCTAGATATGCTTAAGAAGGCCGAGAGGGAAAGGCAGAGGGAAATTCAGGAGTTGCTGGACCATCAGGCTGTATCTCGTTTTCCCCATCGCAATCGCATTCAG GCATTGCTTAGAGGCAGGTTCTTGAGAAACGATAGATCCACTGATCATAACAGGTCCACATCTGTAGCAGAAAGTGAATTAGGCCTATTAAGGCGAAAGCAAACTGTATCAGGTCTAAG GGAAGGGTTCTTCTCTAGAATGGACAGTACAGGTTCCAGTCCAGCACCCAGCAACCTATCTGACACCTCGTCAAACATTGATATTGATTTTAATACAAATGAACAAGCCGGAGAAAGCAGTTCATGTATTGTCGTTGGAGATAATAGTACTGGGATATCTGGTGGACACTGTCTAGAAGGAACTATATGTGAGAGTTTTGATTGGCAAGAATCTATTACTGCCCATGCAGAAGGAAATCAGTTGCAGTGCTTGCAAATTGAATCAGTAGATGGGCAGTCATCATCAGTCAGTGTTGtatgtgaaagaagagaagacaCTGGGCAAAATGTTGATGTGGTGGCAATCAGAGATGACACTGGTCAAAATGTTGATGTGGTGGCTATCAGAGATACAGCTAATGAACTTATCCAACAAAGCTTACAAATCCATGATTCAGAGCATAGCAGTAATCAGGAATCCAGCGAGGTGCACATTGGGCAATCTGAGCTGAGTGATATAAGTATCGATGAAAATGATTCATTGAATCACAATGGTTATTCCGAGGGCAATGTTGTCGATAATGTTAATTATGGGTCCAGTGCTCTAGAAGGACCTATGGAAGATATTGTTGAAACTGAAGGAAATGGCTGGCATCAGAGTAACACAGAATGGAGAAATAACACTGATGAAAGTGTGGATGATAATCAGCTCAGCAATACCGCAAATGAGTGGCCTGAAAACATTTGGGCAAATGAAGATGGAGAAAATCCTCGTCTGCCAGAAGCTTCTGAAGTGTGGCAAGAGGATGGTGGCTTCCAAGAAGCGGTGGAAAATTGGTTGGGAGGACCTTCTAACAATGAAACTGCTCCAGGTGTTAgagttaataatttttattttcctgATGATGACAATGTATACAGTGTTGAACTCAGGGAGCTTCACAATAG GAGACGCGTCTCTAATCTTCTCGGCAGTAGTTTCCGTGAGAGTCTTGACCAGTTGATACAATCATATGTTGAAAGACAAGGTCATGCTAACATGGAGTGGGATATGGAAGAAGCAACCCCTTCTGCTGCTTTAGTAGAACAGAACCTCGAGCATCAGAGGGGAGATCAGATTGTTGATCAAGAGACTACTATTAATAATTCACCTGACTTGCCCTCTTTGCATACACCGCCTACTCCACCTCTTTGGGATCAGCATCCTCATGATGATAACTGGCCACACAATGAT GATTTGGAGATGATTAATGACTTGAGACTTGACATGGCTAGATTACATCAAAGAATGAATAGTATGCAGAAGATGTTGGAGACATGTATGGATATGCAGCTTGAATTGCAGCGTTCAATAAGACAAGAAGTTTCTGCAGCCCTAAATCGCTCAGGTGATTCACCAG GAATACATGAGTGCGATTCACCAGTTGACAGTTCTAAATGGGAATGTGTGAGAAAAGGACTTTGCTGTATTTGCGGCGAAGGCAATATTGATTCTTTGTTGTACAG ATGTGGGCACTTGTGCACATGTTCAAAATGTGCCAATGAGTTGCTTCAAAGTAGAAGGAAATGCCCAATGTGTCAAGCCCCTGTTTTGGAGGTGATACGAACTTATTCTATACTATAA